The genomic stretch AGATCAAGGTGGACTCGCACGGCATCCCGAGCGAGATCGCAGACCGGCTCAACCTGATCGAGGGCGCGGTGCGCGCGCAGGTGGTCGACGAGGTCAACGCGCGCCTGGCCAGCGGGCCGATCGCGGCGGCCGTCAACATCGACCTGCGGCGCATCGCCGAGGAGGCGCGGCTGGCGCCCCCGGCTACTCGAACGTAAAGCTCTCCACCGGTAGGCGCGTCAGCGACTTGCTGGGCGCCAGCATCGAGCTGGCGTGACCCTTGGCGCGCGGCAGCAGGTGGTCGAAGTAGAAGCGCGCCAGGCCGATCTTGGCCTTGTAGAACTCCGGCTTCTCCGCTCCGTCCTTCTTCTCCAGCTTCTCGTAGGCCACCTCGGCCTGCAGCGCCCAGAAGTAGGCCATGGTCACATAGCCCGAGTACATCAGGAAGTGATGGCAGGCGGCGCTGACCACGTCGCGGTCCTTGTGCGCCGCCAGCATGATGCGCGTGGTGAGCACGTTCCACTGCACGGCCAGCCTGGTCAGCTCGCGGGCGTAGCGGCCCATGCGCGGGTGCACCAGGCGCTCGAGCGCGAACTTGGCCATGGTGGCGGTGAAATCGCGCACCGCCTTGCCGCGGGTCATCAGCAGCACCTTGCGACCGAGCAGGTCCAGCGCCTGGATGCCGGTGGTGCCCTCGTAGAGGGTGCTGATACGCGCGTCGCGCAGGATCTGCTCCATGCCGTGTTCGACGATGTAGCCATGGCCCCCATACACCTGGATGCCGAGACTCGCGGCTTCCAAGCCCATCTCGGTCAGGAAGCCCTTGAGGATGGGCGTGAAGAAGCCGAGCTTGTCGTCCCATTCCTCGTATTTCTTCGGGTCGCCTTCGATGATGCCGTTGACCATGTGGTCGGCGTACTGTGCGGCGAAGTACAGCATCGCGCGGCCGCCCTCGGCGATGGCCTTCTGCGTCATCAGCATGCGGCGCACGTCGGCGTGATGGATGATCGCGTCGGCGACCTTGTCCGGCTCCTTCTTGCCGGACAGCGCACGCATCGAGCGCCGCTCCTTGGCGTAGCGCAGCGCGCCCTGGAAGGACAGCTCGGCGTGCGCCACGCCCTGCACGGCGGTGCCGATGCGGGCGGTGTTCATGAAGGTGAACATCGCCTCCAGGCCCTTGTTGGGCTGGGCGATCATGTGGCCGGTGGCACCCTCGAAGTTCAGCACCGCGGTGGCGTTGGCGTGGATGCCCATCTTGTGCTCGAGTGCGCTGCACACGACGTGGTTGGATTCGCCCACGCTGCCGTCGGCATTGACCTTCATCTTCGGCACCACGAACAGTGAGATGCCCTTGGTGCCCGGTGGCGCGTCCGGCAGGCGTGCCAGTACCACGTGGACGATGTTTTCGGTCAGGTCATGGTCGCCACTGGAGATGAAGATCTTGGTGCCGGTGATCTTGTAGCTGCCGTCCGGCTGCGGCTCGGCACGGGTCTTGACCTGGCCCAGGTCGGTGCCGCATTGCGGCTCGGTCAGGCACATGGTGCCGGTCCAGCGGCCTTCGGTGAGCGGCGGCATGTAGATTTTCTTCAGCGCGTCGCTGGCGTGCTGCATGATGGTGTTCATGGCGCCCAGCGACAGGCCCGGATACATCAGAAACGGCCAGTTGGCGGTGCCCATCATCTCGGACTTCACCAGGCCCAGCGACATCGGCAGGCCCTGGCCGCCGTACTCGGCCGGATGCGACAGGCCCTGCCAGCCGCCGGCGACGTACTGGTCGTAGGCCGCCTTGTAGCCCTTGGGCGTGGTGACCTTGCCGTTCTCGAGCCGGCAGCCCTCCTGGTCGCCCGACAGGTACAGCGGCGCCAGCACCTCCTCGCAGAACTTGGCGCATTCCTCGAGGATGGCGTTGACGGTGTCGGGGTCGGCGTCCTTGCCGTTGGACAGCTTCGCGTAGTGCCCGGGGAAATCGAACACCTCGTTCATCAGGAAGCGCATGTCGCGCAGCGGGGCCTTGTAGGCGGGCATCGGTGAACCCTCGGTCTCGGTTGTGGGCGGTACGCGGCCGCGTATTCTGCCGGCCTCCTACCTTAGCGCCATTGGCATTGGCGCGGCCATGCTGCGGCGCAGCGGTCAGCCCAAACGGTGCGCACAGCGCACCCTATGGGTCAGTTGTCGAACTTCTGCTCGCGCGTTTCCCGGAAGGCGACCTGGGGATGGCGTTCCTGGGCCATCTCCAGGTTGACGCGGCTGTTGGCCAGGAACACCAGGGCCTGGGAGTGGTCCAGCGCCAGGCGCGGCTCGTTCTTCTCGCGGAATTCCCTGAGCGCCTTGGGATCGGCGCAGTCCACCCAGCGCGCGGTCCAGATCGTGCTGGCCTCGAACACGCAGGCCACGCCGTACTCGGCCTCGAGCCGTTCCTTGACGACGTCGAACTGCAGGTTGCCCACCGCGCCGAGGATGATGTCGTTGTTCGTGAGCGGGCGGAACACCTGGGTGGCGCCTTCCTCGCACAGCTGGTCGAGGCCCTTGTTCAGGGCCTTGGCCTTGAGCGGGTCTTTCAGTACCACGCGCCGGAACAGTTCCGGCGCGAAATTGGGCACGCCGCGGAACACCAGCGCTTCACCTTCGGAGAATGAATCGCCGAGCGCGATGGTGCCGTGGTTGTGCAGGCCCAGGATGTCGCCGGGCCAGGCCTCTTCCGCCTGCTGGCGCTCGGCGGCCATGAAGGTCACGGCGTCGGTGATGCGCACTGTCTTGCCCAGGCGCACGTGGTGCAGCTGCATGCCTTTCTCGTACTTGCCCGAGCACACGCGCAGGAAGGCGATGCGGTCGCGGTGGCGCGGGTCCATGTTGGCCTGGATCTTGAACACGAAGCCGGTGAGCTTCGGCTCCGAGGGTTCCACCGCGCGTGCCGTGCTGCCCACGTGCGCTTCGCGCGCTGCCGGCGCGGGCGCCCATTCGACGAAACCGTCGAGCAGGTTCTGCACGCCGAAGTTGTTGATCGCCGAGCCGAAGAATACCGGTGTCAGCCGGCCGGCGCGGTATTCGTCCAGACTGAAGGGCGGACACACGTGCCGCGCCATCTCCACCTCTTCCATGAAGTGCGCGCGCTCCTCGCCGAGCAGCTGCTGCACCGAGTCGCTGTGCAGCCCGTCGAGCGTCTCGATCGCGCCGGCCGTGTGCTTGTCGCCGCGGTACAGGTACACGCGGTCCTCGAGCAGGTGGTAGACGCCCTTGAAGCGGCTGCCCATGCCGATCGGCCAAGTAATAGGCGAGCAGGGGATCTTCAGCACGCGCTCGATCTCGTCCAGCAGCTCCAGCGGCGCGCGGCCCTCGCGGTCCAGCTTGTTGATGAAGCTGACGATGGGCGTGGCGCGCATGCGGCACACCTCCATCAGCTTGATGGTGCGCGGTTCCACGCCCTTGGCGGCGTCGATCACCATCAGCGCCGAGTCCACCGCGGTGAGCGTGCGGTAGGTGTCCTCGGAGAAGTCCTCGTGGCCCGGCGTGTCGAGCAGGTTGACGATGCGCTCGCGGTACGGGAACTGCATCACCGAGGTCGTGACCGAGATGCCGCGCTGCTGCTCGATCTTCATCCAGTCGGACGTGGCATGACGCGAGGCCTTGCGGCCCTTCACGGTGCCGGCCAGCTGGATCGCGCCGCCGAACAGCAGCAGTTTTTCGGTCAGCGTGGTCTTGCCCGCGTCCGGGTGCGAGATGATGGCAAAGGTGCGGCGCCGGGCCGCCTGTTCGGCAACGGTAGTCATCGGCGGGATTAAGGCCGGGTAGCCTGGCGCAGCTGATTCAGGCGGGTGGCCAGCGAGGCCAGATAGACCAGCAGGAAGAAGGCCAGCATGAACTCCTTCAGCTCGCCGGTGCGCAGATCGTAGAACGGCCAGTCATGGCCGACGATCTCGCTGAGGCTGCGGTCGATGCGTGCCAGGAACACGCCCAGCACCGCCGTTGGCAGCGCGGCCAGGGTCGGCCAGATCCAGTACCACAGCCGCGCGGGATTGAGCGACTGCCCGCGCAACTTGAGGTACAGCGGTACCACAATGCCGCCGACGAACGCGCCCAGGGTCAGCAGCGCGCGCGGCAGCTGGTCCAGCAGGAAGCCGACCCCGGCCAGGTTGTGCAGGTTGGTTTCTTCCTGGTCGTTCAGTGCTGCCCAGGCTTCCGGCGTGCTCCAGCGCAGGTACCACTGTCCCCAACTGGCTTCCTCGCCGGCGAAATAAATGCAACCCAGCGTGCCGAGCAGCAACCAGGCGACGAGGGGGCGCATCCTGAGGGCATGCGCGTGGCGCAGGGCGCGAATTCCCATGACGATCGCGGCAATCAGTACCAGCACGGTCGGGATCTCGACCACGCTCATCTCGCCGACGAAATGCCGCTTGTAGAAGCCGTGTTCGACGACAAAACCGGCGCTGTAGATGAACAGGTACATCGCCAGCGGAAGCCACAGACACAACCAGGCCGGCGGCTCGCGGAAATCCGCGGCCCGGCTCAGGGCAGGGGTGGAGGGCGGAGTCACGGAAAACAGCATGAACGACCGATCGGTGCGATGGGCGCGAATTGTAGCATCGGCCCGCAGGGGTGGGGTTCAACGGATATCGAAATCCGGGGGCAGGGCCGTGGCCGGCTCGGGGCTGCGCTCGACGCCGGTCACACGCGCGGCCGGCGGGCCGCGCTGCAGCCACGCGCACAGCGCCTCGACCCGGTCCGGCGCGCCCTGCGCGAGCACCTCGACCCGGCCGTCGGGCAGGTTGCGGACCCAGCCCGACAATCCGAGGCGATGCGCTTCGTGCAGGGTCGCATAGCGGAAGCCGACACCCTGCACGCGGCCGCTGACCCGGAAGCGCTCGCATTTGATCATGATGTGGCCAGTATAATGTGTGCCTGACCCACGGTTGTCGCGCATGGCCCTGACCGACCGCCTCCGCAAGGTGATAGATGGCGCCGCCGCGCGCGCGGTGGATGCGCTGGTCGCGCGTCGCGGCGTGGCGCCGGCGGGCGGCCCGCAGGATTTG from Nevskiales bacterium encodes the following:
- a CDS encoding acyl-CoA dehydrogenase C-terminal domain-containing protein, with product MPAYKAPLRDMRFLMNEVFDFPGHYAKLSNGKDADPDTVNAILEECAKFCEEVLAPLYLSGDQEGCRLENGKVTTPKGYKAAYDQYVAGGWQGLSHPAEYGGQGLPMSLGLVKSEMMGTANWPFLMYPGLSLGAMNTIMQHASDALKKIYMPPLTEGRWTGTMCLTEPQCGTDLGQVKTRAEPQPDGSYKITGTKIFISSGDHDLTENIVHVVLARLPDAPPGTKGISLFVVPKMKVNADGSVGESNHVVCSALEHKMGIHANATAVLNFEGATGHMIAQPNKGLEAMFTFMNTARIGTAVQGVAHAELSFQGALRYAKERRSMRALSGKKEPDKVADAIIHHADVRRMLMTQKAIAEGGRAMLYFAAQYADHMVNGIIEGDPKKYEEWDDKLGFFTPILKGFLTEMGLEAASLGIQVYGGHGYIVEHGMEQILRDARISTLYEGTTGIQALDLLGRKVLLMTRGKAVRDFTATMAKFALERLVHPRMGRYARELTRLAVQWNVLTTRIMLAAHKDRDVVSAACHHFLMYSGYVTMAYFWALQAEVAYEKLEKKDGAEKPEFYKAKIGLARFYFDHLLPRAKGHASSMLAPSKSLTRLPVESFTFE
- a CDS encoding peptide chain release factor 3; this translates as MTTVAEQAARRRTFAIISHPDAGKTTLTEKLLLFGGAIQLAGTVKGRKASRHATSDWMKIEQQRGISVTTSVMQFPYRERIVNLLDTPGHEDFSEDTYRTLTAVDSALMVIDAAKGVEPRTIKLMEVCRMRATPIVSFINKLDREGRAPLELLDEIERVLKIPCSPITWPIGMGSRFKGVYHLLEDRVYLYRGDKHTAGAIETLDGLHSDSVQQLLGEERAHFMEEVEMARHVCPPFSLDEYRAGRLTPVFFGSAINNFGVQNLLDGFVEWAPAPAAREAHVGSTARAVEPSEPKLTGFVFKIQANMDPRHRDRIAFLRVCSGKYEKGMQLHHVRLGKTVRITDAVTFMAAERQQAEEAWPGDILGLHNHGTIALGDSFSEGEALVFRGVPNFAPELFRRVVLKDPLKAKALNKGLDQLCEEGATQVFRPLTNNDIILGAVGNLQFDVVKERLEAEYGVACVFEASTIWTARWVDCADPKALREFREKNEPRLALDHSQALVFLANSRVNLEMAQERHPQVAFRETREQKFDN
- the yccX gene encoding acylphosphatase; its protein translation is MIKCERFRVSGRVQGVGFRYATLHEAHRLGLSGWVRNLPDGRVEVLAQGAPDRVEALCAWLQRGPPAARVTGVERSPEPATALPPDFDIR